A genomic segment from Bradysia coprophila strain Holo2 chromosome III, BU_Bcop_v1, whole genome shotgun sequence encodes:
- the LOC119074543 gene encoding death-associated inhibitor of apoptosis 1-like, with protein MIASKSYIAEPIHIRRPSKCEIIDRDRYTYNVYSEYDRRRTFVNWPKSYINTDQLAHFGFYHYGGDKVKCAFCNVVVRDWDEGDSPLAEHLKHSSHCPLLNKQFTQNIPIDQDELNRSLPEISPDECSDITCEHTSVNKSEHYEHPDYILEHNRLKTFGNWPKSIRQRPPELVEAGFFYSGQGDMVICFSCGLGLRDWEIEDIPVVEHAKHTSQCFYLNLVKGEEFVKNIKKAELENDTTKKTVTRNVSIIGNEETSTENACKICYDRVADILFQPCNHCASCGRCSVSLKTCPVCRRTIETKTKIYFS; from the coding sequence TCCACATTAGACGTCCttcaaaatgtgaaattatcgatCGAGACCGCTACACGTACAATGTATATAGTGAATACGATCGAAGAAGAACATTTGTAAATTGGCCAAAATCCTATATAAATACAGATCAATTGGCTCATTTTGGATTCTATCACTATGGAGGTGATAAAGTGAAATGTGCTTTCTGTAACGTTGTTGTAAGGGATTGGGATGAAGGTGATTCACCATTAGCTGAACATTTAAAACACTCGTCACATTGCCCTCtattaaacaaacaatttacacaaaatattcCGATTGACCAAGATGAATTGAATCGAAGCTTACCAGAGATTTCACCGGATGAATGCAGCGACATAACCTGTGAACATACATCAGTAAACAAATCAGAACACTACGAGCATCCCGATTATATTTTGGAACATAATCGATTGAAAACATTTGGCAACTGGCCGAAATCTATTCGACAAAGGCCACCGGAACTTGTTGAAGCCGGATTTTTCTATAGTGGGCAAGGCGATATGGTAATTTGTTTCAGTTGTGGATTAGGATTGCGCGACTGGGAAATCGAAGATATTCCGGTAGTTGAGCACGCAAAACACACTTCTCAATGTTTCTACTTAAATTTAGTAAAAGGTGAGGAATTCgttaaaaacatcaaaaaggCTGAATTAGAAAATGACACCACAAAGAAAACTGTGACAAGAAATGTGTCTATTATTGGAAACGAAGAGACTTCAACagaaaatgcatgcaaaatctGCTACGATAGAGTTGctgacattttatttcaaccATGTAATCATTGTGCCTCATGTGGTAGATGCAGCGTGTCTTTAAAAACATGCCCTGTATGCAGACGAACaatagaaacaaaaacaaaaatttatttctcctAA
- the LOC119074455 gene encoding protein phosphatase 1 regulatory subunit 12A isoform X6 produces the protein MSFDTRNNSAMYKRAEQLKRWEESDTNREPPEPKNLSSRKIKFSSGCVFLAACMSADRAEVLRLLDNGADIDTVNVDGLTALHQACIDDNLEMVEFLVQQGADVNRQDNEGWTPLHATSSCGFLSIANYLIENGADLAAVSGDGELAIDVAESNRMEELLQKYINEKGIDCDEARQSEERQMLTDAKNWLRGDASKADEPHPRTGATALHVAAAKGYSKVLSLLLATRADVDKQDNDGWTPLHAAAHWGQKEAAQMLVAALADMDVKNYAGQTPIDVADPSMIRFLEDLKKNNKRSKRRPISQIRISDNMDNHIETPSKVIRVDGNEIIVYKNAFLTFQLLRKGEKIRFLEQISESDNFSGDESDDTESTESSHSTSISDSCVEDKPKPPTEPAALVPKDSNSVAEDDAPWRRSGSLRTRAQQESPPKTNVPERESVPADSDVILRRTQSFEEDEKFYKKYIELRARIKANSCPVLPASPVSGVGIGVNNSANNYSVQRSSSLKDHRQLRKTVLTPIVSSPSTTTPPVVTQPGQVRRPAVEELVKSKFNSVNNLAITAPTQKMPANRPVIGGSALALDKINEQPPMPRNASSVVDLVNATAAKNGDKELTQTSANNNKRLADELKQINNTNTEPATIRSKFTPGNIFKNFFKSFVPPVRDEESETQRKAHAKRVRETRRSTQGVTLDEIKSAEELVKKKNMNNNNNDSETPTSTAINDRVPTIQTTEGNISQQSSTDVQSTSPTDHVTATYTINAPTSSARVDDKVTATYTINPPPTSTSPSSNTVSFSAIVPIAKSVNESKDTELVESTISATINVPPPSNAKTDLEMLTKTASPTIAQTNFKFDSSRSSDTTEESTKPVENDVKLEFPFTKSHRDKRSLFDMDNAASLSLAEKLRNEANKYSNNDVSSIVGNKHLSGKAEDNERKSDSTPSSPAHHGMAAERRPSWRLKFDAGSKFKLEDVPASNITSTSNNIISSNNTTPVGSTISQRRQINSNSNPSPPTERPVSAPVISTANSELSNDRTKENTSEVTLSLRRPKSSSEDKENDKENDSRTAQATQAVIQRRRRPKRRSTGVVHVDMDDIDPERQDGDIDDKESGSESRTSRSRLGSTSSLASEQNDAKSDSAAENGDIDYKALYEASRLENEKLKTQLKKKEDDLSTAKATVDRFTNATTKNSLSELEKRERRAMERKLSEMEEELKDDNIKL, from the exons atgtCGTTTGATACACGCAACAATTCGGCTATGTATAAACGGGCCGAACAATTAAAGCGCTGGGAAGAATCGGATACAAATCGAGAACCACCAGAGCCGAAAAATTTGAGCAgcagaaaaatcaaattttcgtcGGGATGTGTGTTTCTAGCTGCATGTATGTCGGCTGATCGAGCTGAAGTTTTACGTTTGTTGGACAATGGCGCGGATATTGACACCGTCAATGTTGATGGATTGACAGCATTGCATCAA GCTTGCATCGATGATAATCTCGAAATGGTCGAGTTTTTAGTTCAACAAGGTGCCGATGTGAACCGGCAAGACAATGAAGGCTGGACACCATTGCATGCCACATCATCTTGTGG ATTTCTTAGCATAGCAAATTATCTGATAGAAAACGGCGCTGACCTAGCAGCTGTTAGTGGCGACGGTGAATTAGCCATCGATGTGGCTGAATCGAATCGCATGGAGGAATTGTTACAGAAATATATAAATGAGAAAGGAATCGACTGTGATGAAGCTCGGCAAAGTGAAGAGCGTCAAATGCTAACTGATGCTAAAAATTGGTTGCGAGGTGACGCATCTAAAGCTGATGAACCACATCCACGCACTGGTGCGACAGCGTTACATGTAGCTGCAGCGAAAGGTTACAGTAAAGTTTTAAGTTTGTTGCTGGCCACACGTGCGGATGTGGACAAACAAGACAATGATGGCTGGACTCCATTACATGCGGCTGCTCATTGGGGACAGAAGGAAGCTGCACAAATGCTAGTAGCCGCATTAGCGGATATGGACGTTAAAAATTATGCT gGTCAAACACCTATAGATGTTGCTGATCCGAGTATGATTCGATTCTTGGAAGATCTGAAAAAGAATAACAAACGTTCGAAAAGGCGTCCAATCAGTCAGATTCGCATCAGTGACAACATGGACAATCACATCGAAACGCCGTCGAAAGTCATTCGGGTCGATGGCAATG AGATTATAGTTTATAAAAATGCTTTCCTAACATTTCAATTGCTGCGCAAAGGagaaaaaatcagatttttgGAACAAATATCTGAATCAGACAATTTCAGTGGCGACGAGTCTGACGACACAGAATCGACTGAAAGTTCCCATTCGACTAGTATATCCGACAGTTGTGTAG AAGACAAACCGAAACCTCCAACCGAACCGGCTGCGCTTGTTCCCAAAGACAGTAATTCCGTTGCTGAAGACGATGCTCCGTGGCGTCGAAGCGGTTCTTTAAGAACACGCGCTCAGCAAGAAAGTCCACCAAAAACAA ATGTTCCTGAAAGAGAATCAGTACCGGCAGACTCAGATGTGATTTTAAGACGAACCCAAAGCTTCGAAGAAGATGAAAA ATTTTATAAGAAATACATAGAGCTCAGAGCTCGGATAAAGGCGAATTCGTGTCCAGTGCTTCCAGCATCGCCAGTTAGTGGCGTCGGCATCGGTGTAAATAATTCAGCAAATAATTACTCAGTACAAAGATCGTCTTCGTTAAAAGACCACAGACAATTAAG GAAAACTGTATTAACGCCAATCGTTAGCAGCCCAAGCACAACAACCCCGCCAGTAGTCACACAGCCGGGACAAGTTCGCAG ACCGGCCGTTGAAGAGCTCGTAAAGTCCAAATTCAATAGCGTAAATAATTTGGCCATCACTGcaccaacacaaaaaatgcCAGCAAATCGACCAGTTATTGGTGGCAGTGCCCTTGCACTGGACAAAATTAACGAACAACCACCGATGCCACGAAACGCGTCTAGCGTGGTTGATTTGGTCAATGCAACAGCAGCTAAGAATGGTGACAAAGAATTGACTCAAACGTCggctaataataataaacgatTAGCGGacgaattgaaacaaattaacAATACAAATACCGAACCGGCTACGATTCGTAGTAAATTTACACCGgggaacattttcaaaaatttcttcaa ATCCTTCGTGCCGCCGGTGCGTGATGAAGAAAGCGAGACTCAGCGCAAAGCACATGCGAAACGTGTTCGTGAAACTCGACGATCGACTCAAGGTGTTACATTGGATGAAATCAAAAGTGCTGAAGAATTGGTCAAGAAGAAGAACATGAATAACAATAATAACGAC AGCGAAACTCCCACCTCAACCGCAATTAACGACAGAGTACCTACTATACAAACAACTGAAGGAAATATTTCCCAGCAATCGTCAACCGATGTACAATCAACTTCTCCTACCGATCATGTAACTGCCACCTATACAATAAACGCACCGACATCATCGGCTCGTGTCGACGACAAAGTTACAGCAACATACACAATAAACCCGCCACCAACATCAACATCACCATCATCAAACACTGTTTCCTTTTCGGCTATCGTTCCAATAGCCAAATCTGTCAATGAATCCAAAGATACGGAACTGGTCGAATCAACGATATCAGCTACAATAAATGTGCCTCCACCCAGCAACGCAAAGACTGATTTGGAGATGCTCACGAAGACCGCTTCTCCGACGATAGCGCaaaccaattttaaatttgatagttCCCGGTCCAGTGACACAACAGAAGAATCAACGAAACCGGTCGAAAATGAtgtaaaattggaatttccCTTTACCAAATCCCATCGGGATAAACGATCACTGTTTGACATGGATAATGCTGCGTCATTATCTCTGGCGGAAAagttgcgtaacgaagctaaCAAGTACTCCAACAATGATGTGTCGTCAATTGTTGGAAATAAGCATTTAAGTGGAAAGGCGGAAGATAATGAAAGGAAAAGTGACTCGACCCCGTCGTCACCAGCTCATCACGGTATGGCTGCTGAACGACGACCGTCTTGGAGACTGAAATTCGACGCCGGAAGTAAG TTCAAATTGGAAGACGTGCCAGCCTCGAATATCACATCGACATCAAACAACATAATTTCATCGAATAACACAACACCAGTTGGATCAACGATTAGCCAACGGAGACAGATCAATAGCAACTCAA ATCCATCGCCTCCAACTGAAAGACCGGTCTCTGCTCCTGTTATCTCAACGGCGAATAGTGAACTATCGAATGACCGAACTAAGGAAAATACCAGTGAAGTGACATTATCATTGAGGCGGCCAAAGAGTAGCAGTGAAGATAAAG AAAATGACAAGGAGAATGATAGCCGCACGGCACAGGCAACGCAAGCTGTAATACAGAGACGACGAAGACCAAAGAGACGATCTACAGGAGTTGTTCATGTAGACATGGAT GACATTGACCCAGAACGACAGGACGGTGATATTGATGACAAAGAG